One region of Roseovarius faecimaris genomic DNA includes:
- the dctP gene encoding TRAP transporter substrate-binding protein DctP — MKHAFLTTAAAALMALSSYASAADLKMSHVRPQDATIDVELRAFSASVAEATGGSVNVNIFPASALGDYTTVQERISVGAIDMATQPAATAADRRMQISSFPYLAGNWDQARAVYGPGGVVRETMAELYAEQDITMLAAYPVYFGGISLNVENPNAGSVEPNGIKVRVPGIKSFQLTGEALGYIPAPIPFSEAFTAVQTGVVDGVIGSGAEGYYASFRDVTKTYIPANTHFEVWYMIISNGSLAELSDEDQATLKEQAAAFEATRWEVAESDQAKNEQRLVDELGATVATLSDDELATMAATVREKVWPAVLEDVGAEWGQAILDKVAAAGN; from the coding sequence GACCACTGCCGCCGCCGCCCTCATGGCGCTGAGCAGCTACGCCTCTGCGGCCGACCTCAAGATGAGCCACGTGCGCCCGCAGGACGCCACCATCGATGTCGAGCTGCGCGCCTTCTCGGCCTCTGTGGCCGAAGCCACCGGCGGCTCTGTCAATGTCAACATCTTCCCGGCCTCGGCGCTGGGCGACTACACCACCGTGCAGGAACGCATCAGCGTGGGCGCCATCGACATGGCGACGCAACCCGCCGCCACCGCCGCTGACCGCCGCATGCAGATCAGCTCTTTCCCCTATCTTGCCGGCAACTGGGATCAGGCCCGCGCGGTCTATGGCCCCGGCGGCGTCGTGCGCGAGACCATGGCCGAGCTTTACGCCGAGCAGGACATCACCATGCTCGCCGCCTATCCGGTCTATTTCGGCGGCATCTCGCTGAATGTCGAGAACCCCAATGCGGGCTCGGTCGAACCCAACGGCATCAAGGTCCGCGTGCCCGGCATCAAGAGCTTCCAGCTCACCGGCGAAGCCCTGGGCTACATCCCGGCACCCATCCCCTTCTCCGAAGCCTTCACCGCCGTGCAGACCGGTGTGGTTGACGGCGTGATCGGCTCGGGCGCGGAAGGCTACTATGCCTCCTTCCGTGACGTGACCAAAACCTACATCCCCGCCAACACGCATTTTGAAGTGTGGTACATGATCATCTCCAACGGCAGCCTCGCCGAGCTCTCGGACGAAGATCAGGCCACCCTCAAGGAACAGGCCGCCGCGTTCGAGGCGACCCGCTGGGAAGTGGCCGAAAGCGACCAGGCCAAGAACGAGCAACGCCTCGTCGATGAACTGGGGGCCACCGTGGCCACGCTGAGCGATGACGAACTGGCCACAATGGCCGCGACAGTGCGCGAAAAAGTCTGGCCCGCGGTGCTGGAAGATGTCGGCGCCGAATGGGGTCAGGCGATCCTCGATAAGGTTGCCGCAGCCGGGAACTGA